The following proteins come from a genomic window of Rutidosis leptorrhynchoides isolate AG116_Rl617_1_P2 chromosome 10, CSIRO_AGI_Rlap_v1, whole genome shotgun sequence:
- the LOC139871485 gene encoding uncharacterized protein codes for MSRSYKHAIRSRCKEGNVTVEHHYRVEVFFAAIDNQFVALDPKNPFNKSDIRNLAKTFYPLDFTEQENIQIKHELQHYELDVPNHPQLKKARKIAELCRGLQETGKNEVYPLLGRLICLILTLPVSTATIERAFSTMKIVKPKLRCSIGDDFLKSFLLLYIERDIADIFTTDEIIDAFASQKHRRVQLIPHKVTL; via the exons ATGTCTCGAAGTTACAAACACGCAATTCGTTCTCGGTGTAAAGAAGGCAATGTGACAGTTGAGCATCATTATCGAGTTGAGGTATTCTTTGCTGCTATTGATAATCAATT TGTAGCTCTAGACCCTAAAAATCCCTTCAATAAATCTGATATTCGCAATCTAGCAAAAACATTTTATCCTTTGGACTTTACAGAGCAAGAAAATATTCAGATAAAACATGAGTTGCAACATTATGAGCTAGATGTGCCTAATCATCCACAGTTAAAAAAGGCTCGTAAGATTGCAGAGTTGTGTAGAGGCCTACAAGAAACTGGAAAGAACGAAGTCTATCCGCTGCTTGGCAGGTTGATCTGTCTTATATTAACTCTTCCAGTTTCAACTGCAACAATTGAAAGAGCTTTCTCGACAATGAAAATTGTGAAACCTAAACTTCGTTGTAGCATAGGTGACGACTTTCTGAAAAGTTTTTTGCTACTATATATCGAAAGAGACATTGCTGATATCTTTACTACGGATGAGATAATTGATGCTTTTGCTTCTCAAAAACATCGACGTGTCCAACTTATACCACACAAG GTTACTTTGTGA